One Nitrospirota bacterium genomic region harbors:
- a CDS encoding virulence RhuM family protein, with protein sequence MSDSDQSKLPAKGQFLVYVAEDGRTKLEVRLENETVWLTQAHIAKLFQTTIPNISMHLRNVLAEGELQADSVIKEFLITAVDGKNYATKHYNLDAIISVGYRVKSAVATRFRIWATQQLREFIVKGFVLDDERLKNPDRPFDYFDELLRRIQDIRTSERRFYQKITDIYATSIDYDPTQQESIEFFQTVQNKMHWAITGQTAAEIIHTRADSAKPNMGLTTWRGVKVRKEDVAIAKNYLNEPELAALNNLVEQYLVFAEGQAMRRVPMHMRDWLAKLHGFLTINDRDILTHAGKISHEMAKELAESEYDKFNLQRIQQADADGGEFEKAIMHLPTQPKAKKKGGKK encoded by the coding sequence ATGAGTGATTCAGATCAGAGCAAGCTACCTGCCAAAGGCCAATTCCTTGTGTACGTGGCCGAGGATGGGCGGACAAAGCTCGAAGTCCGCCTGGAAAACGAAACTGTCTGGCTAACCCAGGCGCATATAGCAAAACTTTTTCAGACGACCATACCCAATATCAGCATGCACCTGCGCAACGTGCTTGCCGAAGGAGAATTACAGGCGGATTCAGTTATTAAGGAATTCTTAATAACTGCCGTTGACGGTAAAAACTACGCCACAAAACATTACAACCTCGACGCCATCATCTCCGTCGGCTACCGGGTCAAAAGCGCTGTTGCCACCCGCTTTCGCATCTGGGCCACACAGCAGCTGCGCGAGTTTATCGTCAAAGGCTTCGTCCTCGATGACGAACGCCTCAAGAACCCTGATCGTCCTTTCGACTATTTTGACGAACTGCTTCGGCGGATACAGGATATCCGCACCTCCGAGAGGCGCTTTTACCAGAAGATCACCGATATCTACGCAACCAGCATTGACTACGACCCCACCCAGCAGGAGAGCATCGAGTTCTTCCAGACCGTACAGAACAAGATGCACTGGGCCATCACCGGCCAGACTGCGGCGGAGATTATCCACACCCGTGCCGATAGCGCCAAACCCAACATGGGGCTGACCACTTGGCGCGGCGTCAAGGTACGCAAGGAGGATGTTGCCATTGCCAAGAATTATCTGAATGAGCCGGAACTGGCGGCATTGAACAATCTTGTCGAGCAATATCTGGTCTTTGCCGAAGGCCAGGCAATGCGCCGCGTGCCCATGCATATGCGCGACTGGCTCGCCAAGCTCCACGGTTTTCTGACCATTAACGATCGCGATATTCTTACTCATGCCGGAAAGATTTCGCACGAAATGGCGAAGGAACTGGCCGAGTCGGAATATGACAAGTTCAACCTCCAGCGCATCCAACAGGCCGACGCGGACGGCGGGGAGTTTGAGAAGGCGATCATGCATCTGCCGACACAGCCCAAGGCGAAGAAGAAGGGTGGGAAGAAATGA
- the larE gene encoding ATP-dependent sacrificial sulfur transferase LarE codes for MSPEDPEILDQKLSSLITILKDTPSALLAFSGGVDSSFLLRAMKISGVPFLAITGKSETVPEKDLQQAIAFALQEGVQHRVIMTGELQNESFLNNPPDRCFFCKQDLFQRMQQIAEAESFDALFDGSNADDLKDFRPGRKAARLYGVQSPLAEAGLLKDDIRLLSKKLGLDTWNRPSSPCLSSRFPYGQKITLPLLRRVEQAEGYLKSIGIEVVRVRIHNDVARIEVPEHEMMTVLKNRQAVAENFRSFGFSFISLDLEGFTSGSLNRVLPQDPAGS; via the coding sequence GTGAGCCCTGAGGATCCTGAAATCCTCGACCAAAAATTATCTTCCCTCATAACGATACTGAAAGATACACCGTCTGCGCTGCTCGCCTTTTCAGGCGGTGTTGACAGCTCGTTCCTGCTCAGGGCAATGAAGATCTCGGGCGTCCCCTTTCTCGCAATAACAGGAAAATCCGAAACAGTCCCGGAAAAGGATCTGCAGCAGGCCATTGCCTTTGCCCTGCAGGAAGGTGTTCAGCACCGGGTGATCATGACCGGAGAGCTGCAGAACGAATCCTTTCTGAACAACCCTCCTGACCGGTGCTTCTTCTGCAAGCAGGACCTTTTTCAGAGAATGCAACAGATCGCAGAAGCAGAATCCTTTGATGCTCTTTTCGACGGAAGCAATGCAGATGATCTGAAGGATTTCAGGCCGGGGAGAAAGGCTGCCCGGTTGTACGGCGTGCAGAGCCCCCTTGCTGAAGCAGGGCTTTTAAAAGACGATATCAGGCTGCTTTCAAAGAAATTAGGGCTCGATACCTGGAACAGACCCTCTTCTCCCTGCCTCTCCTCACGTTTCCCCTATGGTCAGAAGATAACCCTGCCTCTCCTTCGCCGGGTCGAGCAGGCAGAGGGGTATCTAAAATCGATCGGCATCGAGGTCGTGCGCGTCAGGATCCATAATGATGTTGCCCGCATTGAAGTGCCTGAGCATGAAATGATGACCGTGCTCAAAAACCGGCAGGCTGTTGCTGAAAATTTCAGATCGTTTGGATTCAGCTTTATTTCTCTTGATCTTGAAGGCTTCACGAGCGGAAGTCTGAACCGCGTTCTGCCACAGGACCCGGCAGGAAGCTGA
- a CDS encoding TIGR03960 family B12-binding radical SAM protein → MHFQKPGRYINSEYNSVHKNAPLSIALAFPDIYDVGMSHLGLRILYAVVNDLDYASAERVFSPWPDLETAMREQKEPLSSLESGKPLHAFDIVGFSLQYELAFTTVLNMIDLGNMPLTTEERLARKDLPLIIAGGPCTVNPYPMSPFIDAFLIGDGEEAVREILSVFHHWKTGGSGEKLGLLKALARIEGVFVPLFGKDRMVNRRYIDSLDNAPFPAEPVVPFTNIVHDRINIEISRGCTMGCRFCQAGMIYRPVRERSPEKVLAIAGQSLKSTGYDTVSFTSLSSGDYSCLGPLMKEFNRRFSSERVSLSLPSLRVGSVNDEMLKELRAVRKSGFTIAPEAGTDRLRAVINKDFTSDMYAQALEKLFRAGWQSLKLYFMIGLPTETDEDITAIPEMVWQAINTSKRLTNRRATLSVGVSPFVPKPHTPFQWYGQNSLELIIEKNRYLKGALLRKGIQFRGHDPEMSVLEAAFARGDETLARLIEEAWRLGCRLDAWTEYFDMAKWKQAMENTGINAADYAERTIDPEAALPWDNINIGVTKKFLWKEYQTALAAQFTSDCRKVCHACGLKCRPEDMAQETAADLSITADKETKKSFPVAGVSMKVRLQYAKTGRLRYLSHLETTTALLRGMRRSGFPFKYTEGFHPGPKTSFGPALSVGTAGLKEYLDMELIPPFDIATGLLLLQGNLPRGLQALTMKAIDKGEKSLTGFVVRYTYEIIGKKGLSLDAYLENRDMPVQRKQNSFRISDMVEEAVTTGDTSARITVKDLGDIKVRLDELLPLIFGKPADDLEITRIAMYGWDNGWKEPLED, encoded by the coding sequence TTGCATTTCCAGAAGCCGGGCAGATATATAAACAGCGAGTACAACTCTGTCCATAAAAATGCCCCCCTGTCCATTGCCCTGGCCTTTCCGGACATTTATGATGTGGGCATGTCCCACCTCGGGCTCAGGATCCTTTATGCTGTTGTCAATGATCTTGACTATGCCTCTGCTGAACGTGTCTTTTCTCCCTGGCCTGATCTTGAAACAGCCATGCGAGAGCAGAAAGAACCGCTCTCGTCCCTTGAGTCAGGCAAACCCCTGCATGCCTTTGATATCGTCGGCTTCAGCCTTCAGTATGAGCTTGCCTTTACCACGGTCCTGAATATGATCGATCTTGGCAATATGCCCCTGACAACTGAAGAACGCTTAGCACGCAAGGATCTTCCTCTGATCATTGCAGGAGGGCCCTGCACGGTAAATCCCTATCCCATGTCTCCTTTTATTGATGCCTTTCTCATCGGTGACGGCGAGGAAGCGGTCAGGGAGATCCTTTCGGTCTTTCACCACTGGAAGACCGGCGGCTCAGGCGAAAAACTCGGTCTGCTGAAAGCCCTTGCCAGGATAGAAGGCGTCTTTGTGCCTCTTTTCGGCAAAGACAGAATGGTGAACCGCCGGTACATTGATTCCCTTGATAATGCTCCTTTTCCGGCTGAGCCTGTTGTGCCTTTTACGAATATCGTCCATGACAGGATCAATATCGAGATCTCCCGGGGCTGCACCATGGGCTGCAGGTTCTGCCAGGCAGGCATGATCTATCGGCCTGTGCGCGAACGGTCACCGGAAAAGGTGCTGGCGATCGCCGGGCAGTCGCTGAAGTCAACGGGATATGACACGGTCTCCTTTACTTCCCTGAGCTCGGGCGATTACTCATGTCTGGGTCCTCTCATGAAGGAGTTCAACCGGCGGTTCTCTTCTGAGCGGGTTTCCCTCTCCCTGCCGTCACTGCGCGTCGGCTCGGTAAATGACGAGATGCTCAAAGAGCTCCGTGCTGTGCGCAAGTCCGGTTTTACGATCGCTCCTGAGGCCGGCACAGACAGGCTGCGGGCGGTCATCAACAAGGATTTCACGAGCGATATGTATGCACAGGCGCTCGAAAAACTTTTCAGGGCAGGATGGCAGAGCCTCAAGCTCTATTTCATGATAGGCCTGCCGACCGAGACTGATGAGGACATCACTGCCATCCCTGAGATGGTCTGGCAGGCGATCAATACCTCAAAAAGGCTGACCAATAGACGCGCCACGCTCAGTGTCGGTGTTTCTCCCTTTGTGCCGAAGCCGCATACGCCGTTTCAATGGTATGGACAGAACAGCCTTGAGCTTATCATCGAAAAGAACCGGTACCTGAAGGGAGCTCTTCTGAGAAAAGGCATCCAGTTCAGAGGGCATGATCCTGAGATGTCCGTGCTTGAGGCAGCCTTCGCACGCGGCGACGAAACCCTTGCACGACTCATTGAAGAAGCCTGGCGTCTCGGTTGCAGGCTCGATGCCTGGACAGAATATTTTGATATGGCCAAATGGAAACAGGCTATGGAGAACACCGGGATTAATGCTGCTGATTATGCTGAACGCACCATTGATCCTGAGGCAGCACTTCCCTGGGACAACATCAATATCGGCGTCACCAAAAAATTTCTCTGGAAGGAATACCAGACTGCTTTAGCCGCCCAATTCACCTCTGACTGCAGAAAGGTCTGCCATGCCTGCGGCCTGAAATGCAGGCCTGAGGATATGGCGCAGGAGACCGCTGCTGACCTGTCCATCACAGCAGATAAAGAAACAAAAAAGTCCTTTCCTGTTGCAGGCGTATCCATGAAAGTGAGGCTCCAGTATGCCAAGACCGGAAGGCTGCGATATCTTTCTCATCTTGAGACAACGACAGCCCTGCTGCGCGGCATGAGACGGTCAGGGTTTCCGTTCAAATATACCGAGGGATTTCATCCCGGACCAAAGACATCGTTCGGGCCTGCGCTCAGCGTCGGCACAGCAGGCCTGAAAGAATATCTCGACATGGAGCTGATCCCGCCTTTCGATATAGCAACAGGGCTCCTGCTGCTGCAGGGAAATCTTCCCCGGGGCCTTCAGGCCCTGACCATGAAAGCGATAGACAAAGGTGAAAAATCCCTGACAGGGTTTGTAGTAAGATATACCTATGAGATCATTGGTAAAAAGGGGCTTTCCCTTGATGCCTATCTCGAAAACAGGGATATGCCCGTGCAGAGAAAACAGAACTCATTCCGCATATCTGATATGGTCGAGGAAGCTGTTACAACAGGGGATACGTCTGCCCGCATCACCGTAAAGGACCTTGGAGATATAAAGGTGAGGCTTGATGAACTCCTCCCTCTGATCTTCGGCAAGCCTGCTGATGACCTTGAGATCACCAGGATTGCCATGTACGGCTGGGACAACGGCTGGAAAGAACCACTGGAGGATTAG
- a CDS encoding HAD-IA family hydrolase: MDGTLLDKYFDDYFWEHLLPERYAEKKKITFGMAKEELLARYKMHEGTLNWTDIDFWSREVDIDIPALKEQMRHLIEVHPHVEEFLQMLRQQKKKVFLVTNAHYKVLEIKLKKTEIGKYFDAAVTSFEMGYAKEEIGFWEKVQKRLKFDKEKTLFIDDTEAVLKTAKQYGIKYILYKAYASSKAEKGHSPHFPAIHDFRELMSPEKE; this comes from the coding sequence ATGGACGGCACCCTCCTTGACAAGTATTTCGACGACTATTTCTGGGAGCACCTCCTGCCGGAAAGATATGCAGAGAAAAAGAAGATCACCTTTGGCATGGCAAAGGAAGAACTCCTTGCCAGATACAAAATGCACGAAGGCACCCTGAACTGGACTGACATTGACTTCTGGTCCCGGGAGGTGGATATAGACATCCCGGCGCTGAAGGAGCAGATGCGCCACCTGATCGAGGTGCATCCCCATGTTGAGGAGTTTTTGCAGATGCTGAGGCAGCAGAAGAAAAAAGTATTTCTGGTGACCAATGCCCATTACAAGGTGCTTGAGATCAAGCTGAAAAAGACAGAGATCGGCAAGTATTTTGATGCAGCAGTCACTTCGTTCGAGATGGGGTATGCCAAGGAAGAGATCGGGTTCTGGGAAAAGGTCCAGAAGCGGCTCAAGTTCGACAAGGAAAAGACCCTTTTTATTGATGACACCGAGGCGGTCCTGAAGACGGCAAAGCAGTACGGCATCAAATACATTCTTTATAAGGCCTATGCCAGCTCAAAGGCTGAGAAAGGCCATTCCCCCCACTTCCCCGCGATCCATGATTTCCGGGAACTGATGTCTCCTGAGAAAGAATAG
- a CDS encoding restriction endonuclease subunit S — translation MKPGGDAGGGGMVSEWRTAKLGEVVAFKTGKLDSNAAVPNGDYPFFTCSQETLRTNTFSFDTECVLLAGNNANGIYPLKYFHGKFDAYQRTYVVTPRDPNQLTTRFLYYTLRPKLSEFRSVSTGAATKFLTLTILNDTEIKVPPLPVQRRIAGILSAYDELIENNLRRIKILEEMARALYREWFVLFRFPDHEKIPLVDSPLGKIPKGWEVKQLNDVCHLTMGQSPKSEYYNKIGEGLPFHQGVTNFGDRFPTDRLYCSVEGRIAEPGDILFSVRAPVGRMNIAEKKMILGRGLSAIRHKDGHQTFLWEQLCDRFQEEDTIGNGAIFAAVTRDDMQNIQLICPTESVICSAESHLTPLHEEIAVLSTQTANLRSTRDLLLPRLLSGEVNIFNNLGGADI, via the coding sequence ATGAAGCCTGGCGGAGATGCTGGAGGCGGGGGGATGGTGAGCGAGTGGCGAACTGCTAAGCTCGGAGAGGTTGTTGCTTTCAAAACAGGCAAGCTCGACTCAAATGCCGCTGTGCCCAACGGGGACTACCCTTTCTTCACCTGCTCCCAGGAGACTCTGCGGACAAATACTTTCAGCTTCGATACTGAGTGCGTGCTGTTGGCCGGGAACAACGCTAACGGAATTTACCCGCTGAAGTATTTCCACGGGAAGTTCGATGCTTATCAGCGAACGTATGTGGTGACGCCTCGCGACCCCAATCAACTGACAACCAGATTTCTCTACTATACGCTCCGCCCTAAGCTTTCAGAGTTTCGTAGTGTCTCGACGGGGGCGGCAACTAAGTTTTTGACACTGACGATTCTCAACGATACAGAGATTAAAGTTCCTCCTCTCCCCGTGCAGCGGCGCATCGCGGGTATCCTGTCTGCCTATGACGAGCTGATCGAAAACAACCTGCGGCGGATAAAGATTCTGGAGGAAATGGCCCGCGCCCTCTACCGCGAGTGGTTCGTCCTCTTTCGCTTCCCCGACCATGAAAAAATCCCTCTCGTCGATTCGCCTCTTGGCAAGATTCCGAAAGGGTGGGAGGTCAAGCAGCTCAATGATGTTTGTCACCTTACAATGGGACAGTCACCAAAATCAGAGTACTACAATAAAATCGGCGAGGGTTTGCCGTTCCATCAGGGCGTAACTAACTTTGGCGACAGGTTCCCGACTGATCGACTCTATTGCTCAGTCGAGGGACGCATTGCCGAACCGGGCGATATACTTTTCAGTGTTCGTGCTCCTGTCGGGCGTATGAATATAGCTGAAAAGAAAATGATCCTTGGTCGTGGCCTTTCGGCAATTCGCCACAAGGACGGCCATCAGACTTTCCTGTGGGAGCAGTTATGTGACAGATTTCAAGAAGAAGACACGATAGGAAACGGTGCAATATTTGCTGCGGTTACGCGCGATGACATGCAAAACATCCAATTAATCTGCCCGACTGAGTCAGTTATTTGTTCTGCAGAGAGCCACCTAACGCCATTGCATGAAGAAATAGCTGTGCTTTCAACGCAGACTGCTAATCTCCGCAGCACCCGCGATCTGTTGCTGCCGCGGTTGCTGTCGGGGGAGGTAAATATTTTCAATAATCTCGGAGGTGCTGATATATGA
- a CDS encoding bifunctional precorrin-2 dehydrogenase/sirohydrochlorin ferrochelatase: MNYYPAFLNLQGKKTVVVGGGTIAERKILSLLKAGAAVTVVSPSITARLRKEKEKKHLTHINRSYRKGDLKGSVLVVAATDDPSVNTRVAADAPALVNVVDVPKECSFIAPSVIKRGPLTIAISTGGISPAFSRTIRQELEKIYGQEIGEYLCFVRGMRKRALAGISDAKKRERFLKGLASNKTLQSLRTEGFRVARKAVEERLAKLI; the protein is encoded by the coding sequence GTGAACTATTATCCTGCGTTTCTCAATCTCCAGGGAAAAAAAACGGTTGTTGTGGGGGGCGGCACCATAGCCGAACGAAAGATCCTCTCGCTCCTGAAGGCAGGCGCTGCAGTGACTGTTGTCAGCCCTTCAATAACTGCCAGACTCCGCAAAGAAAAAGAGAAGAAACACCTGACGCATATAAATCGTTCTTACCGGAAGGGTGACCTCAAGGGGAGTGTGCTCGTTGTTGCTGCAACCGATGATCCCTCGGTAAACACGCGGGTTGCTGCTGATGCGCCGGCCCTGGTCAATGTCGTTGATGTCCCGAAAGAGTGTTCCTTTATTGCGCCTTCGGTCATTAAGCGCGGGCCCTTGACGATCGCGATCTCAACAGGAGGAATAAGCCCTGCTTTTTCCAGGACCATTCGGCAGGAACTGGAAAAGATCTATGGCCAGGAGATCGGAGAATACCTTTGTTTTGTAAGGGGCATGAGAAAGAGGGCTTTGGCCGGCATAAGTGACGCGAAAAAAAGAGAACGTTTCCTGAAGGGTCTTGCCTCAAACAAGACCTTGCAGAGCCTGCGCACAGAGGGCTTTCGGGTGGCCAGAAAAGCCGTTGAAGAAAGGCTCGCGAAGTTGATCTGA
- a CDS encoding Rne/Rng family ribonuclease: protein MGMELLINITHGETRVALLESGQVIEFYVERRRDTSFVGNIYKGKVVKILPGMQSAFVDIGLEKAAFLYVADIQTDADEYAPMFEEKDSSTDLFPRRSRAETPIDEVLQDGQELLVQVSKDPIGSKGARATSYITLPGRYLVLMPNVEHVGISRRIMSEDERVRLSAIVERIKPEGYGLIIRTASEGSPEEDLKKDLEFLVLLWENLQRKKDRVPARGLLYSDLDLVIRSIRDLMSQEVERLVIDSREEYARVIEFVKTYFPKLLNRIELYEEAEPIFDAFGIELDISRALGRRVWLKSGGYIVVDQTEAMTVIDVNTGKFVGKEGLEDTILKTNLEAVKEIAYQIRLRNLGGIIIIDFIDMDIIENREKLFNAFSEAMKKDRAKNTILHVSELGLIQMTRKRVRESLGRTLCTTCPYCEGKGFIKSPDTLSYEILRTIKKMARHGSTKIIITAHPLVAELLSDEEMLGIEDVEKQYGAKVIIRPDSKMHQENYEVSSL from the coding sequence ATGGGCATGGAACTTCTGATCAATATAACGCACGGCGAGACACGGGTCGCCCTTCTGGAGAGCGGTCAGGTCATTGAGTTCTATGTCGAACGCAGGCGCGATACAAGCTTTGTCGGCAACATATATAAAGGGAAGGTTGTCAAGATCCTGCCGGGCATGCAGTCAGCCTTTGTTGACATCGGCCTTGAAAAGGCCGCTTTTCTCTATGTGGCTGATATCCAGACAGATGCAGATGAATATGCCCCGATGTTCGAGGAGAAGGACTCCTCAACAGATCTCTTCCCCAGAAGGTCCCGTGCCGAGACTCCCATTGATGAAGTGCTCCAGGACGGTCAGGAGCTTCTGGTCCAGGTCTCGAAAGACCCCATCGGCAGCAAGGGTGCGCGGGCGACATCCTATATAACACTCCCCGGAAGATATCTGGTGCTGATGCCGAATGTTGAACATGTCGGCATCTCACGAAGGATCATGAGCGAAGATGAGCGTGTCCGGCTGAGTGCGATCGTTGAACGCATAAAGCCTGAAGGGTACGGCCTTATCATCCGCACGGCAAGTGAGGGCTCCCCAGAAGAGGACCTCAAAAAAGACCTTGAATTCCTCGTACTGCTCTGGGAAAACCTCCAGAGGAAAAAGGACCGTGTGCCTGCCCGCGGTCTGCTCTACAGCGATCTTGATCTGGTGATCAGATCGATCCGTGACCTGATGAGCCAGGAAGTTGAGCGCCTTGTCATAGATTCCAGGGAAGAATATGCCCGGGTGATCGAGTTCGTGAAGACCTATTTCCCCAAGCTGCTCAACAGGATCGAACTCTATGAAGAGGCAGAACCGATCTTCGACGCCTTCGGCATTGAGCTTGATATCTCACGCGCCCTGGGCCGCAGGGTCTGGCTGAAATCAGGCGGCTATATTGTCGTTGACCAGACAGAGGCAATGACCGTCATAGATGTCAACACCGGAAAATTCGTCGGCAAGGAAGGGCTCGAAGATACGATCCTGAAGACAAATCTCGAGGCAGTGAAAGAGATCGCTTACCAGATAAGGCTCCGGAACCTCGGCGGCATCATCATCATAGACTTTATCGATATGGACATTATCGAGAACAGGGAAAAGCTCTTCAATGCCTTTTCCGAGGCGATGAAAAAGGACCGGGCAAAGAATACGATCCTTCACGTCTCAGAGCTCGGCCTTATCCAGATGACCAGAAAGCGGGTCAGGGAAAGCCTGGGCAGGACGCTCTGCACTACCTGCCCTTACTGTGAAGGGAAAGGATTTATAAAATCTCCTGATACGCTTTCGTATGAGATCCTGCGCACCATAAAAAAGATGGCGCGCCACGGCAGCACCAAGATCATCATTACTGCCCATCCTCTCGTTGCCGAACTTCTCTCTGACGAGGAGATGCTGGGCATCGAGGATGTCGAAAAACAGTACGGTGCAAAGGTGATCATCAGGCCTGACAGCAAGATGCATCAGGAAAATTATGAGGTCAGCTCCCTGTGA
- the bamD gene encoding outer membrane protein assembly factor BamD → MKIIRILSALSLLLLLFACSKSAVKPAANEEFNAELSFEKANKLIESKDYEQARALLLEIKNRDLTKKYAPLAQLRIADAYAKDSEPELAVAEYRRFLEIYPDHQHAAYAQYQVAMVYFGQIEGPERGYGGAAKALAEFEKLKKDFPRNPYKDLIDIRIEKCRTIMADYEYLVGDYYLNKKSYSAAIDRFETLMKKFPDYKKEDTVLLKLGMAYRGAGQKEKAESLLNRLIEKYPNSPLSKEAKKELGSLTKDEKKK, encoded by the coding sequence ATGAAAATAATAAGAATACTTTCAGCTCTGTCCCTGCTTCTGCTTCTTTTCGCCTGCTCGAAGTCTGCGGTGAAGCCTGCTGCCAATGAGGAATTTAATGCTGAACTTTCGTTTGAGAAGGCAAATAAACTTATTGAAAGCAAAGACTATGAACAGGCCAGGGCGCTGCTCCTCGAAATAAAAAACAGGGACCTTACCAAGAAATATGCCCCTCTTGCGCAGCTCAGGATAGCAGATGCCTATGCCAAGGATAGCGAACCTGAGCTGGCAGTTGCCGAGTACCGCCGGTTCCTTGAGATCTATCCTGACCACCAGCATGCAGCGTATGCCCAGTACCAGGTTGCCATGGTCTATTTCGGCCAGATCGAAGGCCCTGAGAGAGGGTATGGCGGTGCTGCAAAGGCCCTTGCCGAATTCGAGAAACTGAAAAAGGATTTTCCGCGGAATCCGTATAAGGACCTTATCGATATACGGATCGAGAAGTGCAGGACAATAATGGCCGACTATGAGTATCTGGTGGGAGATTATTATCTGAACAAGAAATCCTACAGCGCTGCCATTGACCGTTTTGAGACCCTGATGAAGAAATTCCCTGACTACAAGAAAGAAGATACGGTCCTGCTGAAGCTCGGCATGGCATATAGAGGGGCAGGTCAGAAGGAAAAAGCCGAGTCGCTCCTGAACCGTCTTATTGAAAAATATCCGAACAGTCCTTTGTCAAAGGAAGCAAAAAAAGAGCTCGGCTCCCTGACAAAAGACGAGAAGAAGAAGTAG
- a CDS encoding SAM-dependent DNA methyltransferase has product MQWVAPSEKDTATDTLEKKLWDAADQFRANSGLTSAQYSAPVLGLIFLRFAEVRFNVLRSKLEKAGQSSRRSTSRIDEPAAYHAEGVIYLTPNARFDSLLSLPEGGNIGKTINEAMRDIEKHNPQLAGVLPKTYEIFSGTLLKELLKKVSEIPATIDYDAFGRIYEYFLGEFARTEGQKGGEFYTPASIVRLLVEIIEPYHGRILDPACGSGGMFVQSARFVAEHKKNPSSELSIHGQEKVAATIALCRMNLAMHGLEGDIREAITYYDDLHQSTGRFDFLLANPPFNVNAVDKERLEAEVGKGRRYPFGLPRTDNANYLWIQLFYSALNEKGRAGFVMANSASDARSSEQDLRRKLLDDNAVDVMVAVGLNLFYTVTLPCTLWFFDRGKKNLPPRPLGERAGVRGCDTVLFIDARHIYRQIDRAHRDWADVQIGFLANIVRLYRGEEPDFTLGGDEAKAKLEEVFGSPTLKKGAAKKVTPSPLGGEGGGEGYLQYRDIPGLCKVATLKEIEAQGWSLNPGRYVGVAPGEVVSDEDFKEKLETLNEELEVLNAQARELEATIARNVAEILES; this is encoded by the coding sequence ATGCAGTGGGTCGCGCCGTCTGAAAAGGATACTGCCACAGACACACTCGAAAAAAAGCTCTGGGATGCGGCGGACCAGTTTCGGGCCAACTCCGGCCTTACCTCTGCTCAATACTCAGCCCCTGTTTTAGGCCTGATCTTCCTGCGTTTTGCCGAAGTCCGTTTCAATGTCCTGCGCAGCAAACTCGAAAAGGCAGGCCAATCATCGCGGCGGTCCACCTCACGCATTGACGAGCCTGCAGCCTATCATGCAGAAGGTGTGATCTATCTCACGCCGAACGCCCGGTTCGATTCCCTCCTGTCTCTTCCTGAAGGCGGCAATATCGGCAAGACGATCAACGAGGCTATGCGGGACATCGAGAAGCACAACCCCCAGCTTGCAGGCGTCCTGCCGAAGACGTATGAGATATTTTCAGGAACACTGCTCAAGGAACTGCTCAAAAAAGTCTCGGAAATCCCGGCAACTATTGACTACGACGCCTTTGGCAGAATATATGAATATTTCTTAGGCGAGTTCGCCAGGACAGAGGGACAGAAGGGCGGCGAGTTCTACACACCGGCAAGCATTGTCCGGCTTCTTGTCGAGATCATCGAGCCCTATCATGGCCGCATACTCGATCCTGCCTGCGGCTCAGGCGGCATGTTCGTGCAGAGTGCGCGCTTTGTTGCCGAGCATAAGAAGAACCCTTCCTCAGAATTATCCATACACGGCCAGGAAAAGGTTGCTGCGACCATTGCGCTCTGCCGCATGAACCTTGCCATGCACGGGCTTGAAGGCGACATCCGCGAGGCGATCACCTATTATGACGACCTGCACCAGTCCACTGGCCGGTTCGACTTTCTCCTTGCCAATCCTCCGTTCAATGTCAACGCAGTGGATAAGGAGAGGCTTGAGGCAGAGGTCGGCAAAGGCCGCAGGTATCCCTTTGGTCTGCCCCGGACTGATAATGCAAACTATCTCTGGATTCAGCTCTTCTATTCTGCGCTGAATGAAAAGGGCCGTGCAGGTTTTGTGATGGCCAACTCAGCCTCAGACGCCCGCTCGTCTGAGCAGGATTTAAGACGCAAGCTTCTTGATGACAACGCGGTTGATGTAATGGTCGCTGTCGGGCTGAATCTGTTTTATACCGTCACACTCCCCTGCACGCTTTGGTTCTTCGACCGCGGCAAGAAGAATTTGCCCCCTCGCCCTTTGGGGGAGAGGGCTGGGGTGAGGGGTTGCGATACCGTGCTGTTCATAGATGCCAGACATATCTACCGGCAGATAGACCGCGCACATCGGGACTGGGCAGATGTTCAGATCGGTTTCCTTGCCAACATTGTAAGACTCTATCGCGGAGAAGAGCCTGACTTCACCCTCGGTGGAGATGAGGCAAAAGCAAAACTTGAAGAAGTGTTTGGTTCGCCCACTTTGAAAAAGGGGGCCGCCAAGAAAGTAACCCCCTCGCCCCTTGGGGGAGAGGGCGGGGGTGAGGGGTATCTCCAGTATCGCGATATCCCCGGCCTTTGCAAGGTCGCTACGCTGAAAGAGATCGAAGCGCAGGGCTGGTCATTGAATCCCGGCCGTTACGTCGGCGTTGCTCCGGGCGAGGTAGTGAGTGATGAGGATTTCAAGGAGAAGCTGGAGACGCTGAATGAAGAGTTGGAAGTTCTGAACGCCCAGGCGCGGGAACTGGAAGCTACCATTGCAAGGAATGTGGCGGAGATTTTAGAGTCATGA